A genomic window from Microvirga sp. TS319 includes:
- a CDS encoding glycoside hydrolase family 15 protein, whose translation MSSLDLAVIGNCMISALVDRRAQIVWSCFPRFDGDPVFSALLDCPDGRTDAEQQGVFAIDMVGMVSCEQCYLQNTAVLVSRMTDSFGNILEITDFAPRFKHFDRTFRPPLLIRRVTPVKGRPRIRVRLRPHYEWGGCAPDTTRGSNHLRFVGPHYSLRLTTDASVFYVHEERPFVVERPISFFFGEDEPLRSETDTTAREFLDSTIDFWRDWVRSLSIPFDWQEAVIRAAITLKLCNFEETGAIVAALTTSVPEAPNTQRNWDYRYCWLRDAYFVIQALNRLGTTKTMEEYLTYITNIVDDMKAIPDQRDMPPLFSITRSPDLEEREATALAGYRGMGPVRVGNAAYTQIQNDAYGSIVLASVHAFLDKRLIRAVGNRALFSHLEELGQRAIEVFDQPDAGPWELRTKAAVHTFPSVMCWAACDRLAKIAIAMGREDRAAFWRENADRMHRTIDQQAFNPAKGTFVSSFGGEHLDATLLLLSELNFVKPDDPRFVATVDAVGKTLRRGDLLLRYDVEDDFGRMHTAFMICGFWYVDALNAIGRRDEARELFERILSLRNSFGLFSEDADFTTGELWGNFPQTYSMVGLINSAVRLSRSWEDAL comes from the coding sequence ATGAGTTCGTTGGACCTCGCCGTCATCGGCAATTGCATGATCTCGGCCCTGGTGGACCGCCGGGCTCAGATCGTCTGGAGCTGCTTTCCCCGCTTCGATGGCGATCCGGTCTTTTCGGCCTTGCTCGATTGCCCGGACGGGCGGACGGACGCGGAACAGCAGGGCGTGTTCGCCATCGACATGGTCGGCATGGTCAGCTGCGAGCAGTGCTATCTGCAGAACACCGCCGTTCTCGTTTCCCGCATGACGGATTCCTTCGGCAACATCCTCGAGATCACGGATTTCGCCCCACGATTCAAGCATTTCGACCGCACCTTCCGGCCGCCGCTGCTGATCCGCCGCGTGACGCCCGTCAAGGGGCGTCCCCGCATCCGCGTGAGGCTGCGGCCGCATTACGAATGGGGTGGCTGCGCTCCGGACACGACCCGGGGCAGCAATCACCTGCGTTTCGTGGGGCCGCATTATTCCTTGAGGCTGACGACCGATGCCTCCGTCTTCTACGTGCACGAGGAGCGGCCCTTCGTGGTGGAGCGGCCGATCTCCTTCTTCTTCGGAGAGGACGAGCCGCTGCGCTCCGAGACCGATACGACGGCCCGCGAGTTCCTCGACAGCACGATCGATTTCTGGCGCGACTGGGTGCGCTCGCTCTCCATTCCGTTCGACTGGCAGGAGGCGGTGATCCGCGCGGCGATCACGCTGAAACTCTGCAATTTCGAGGAAACGGGCGCTATCGTGGCGGCGCTCACCACCTCCGTGCCGGAAGCGCCGAACACGCAGCGCAACTGGGATTACCGCTATTGCTGGCTGCGTGATGCCTATTTCGTCATTCAGGCGCTGAACCGGTTGGGCACGACGAAGACGATGGAGGAATACCTCACCTACATCACCAATATCGTCGACGATATGAAGGCCATTCCCGATCAGAGGGATATGCCGCCACTGTTCAGCATCACGCGCTCGCCCGATCTCGAGGAGCGCGAGGCGACCGCATTGGCGGGCTATCGCGGCATGGGGCCTGTGCGTGTAGGCAATGCGGCCTATACGCAGATCCAGAACGATGCCTATGGCAGCATCGTTCTCGCCTCCGTGCACGCGTTTCTCGACAAGCGCTTGATCCGGGCGGTCGGCAACCGGGCCCTGTTTTCGCATCTCGAGGAGCTGGGGCAGCGCGCCATCGAGGTGTTCGATCAGCCCGATGCCGGGCCTTGGGAATTGCGCACCAAGGCGGCCGTGCACACCTTTCCGAGCGTGATGTGCTGGGCTGCCTGCGACCGCCTCGCCAAGATCGCCATCGCCATGGGTCGCGAGGACAGGGCCGCCTTCTGGCGCGAGAACGCCGATCGGATGCATCGGACGATCGATCAGCAGGCCTTCAATCCCGCGAAGGGAACCTTCGTCTCGTCCTTCGGGGGAGAGCATCTCGATGCGACGCTGCTTCTGCTCTCCGAACTCAATTTCGTGAAACCGGACGATCCGCGCTTCGTCGCCACCGTGGATGCAGTGGGCAAGACCCTGCGGCGCGGGGATCTTCTCCTGCGTTATGATGTGGAAGACGATTTCGGGCGCATGCACACGGCTTTCATGATCTGCGGCTTCTGGTACGTGGATGCCCTGAACGCCATCGGGCGCAGGGACGAGGCGAGGGAGTTGTTCGAGCGCATCCTGAGCTTGCGCAATTCTTTCGGTCTCTTTTCCGAGGATGCCGACTTCACGACCGGCGAGTTGTGGGGCAATTTTCCCCAGACCTACTCCATGGTGGGTCTCATCAACTCCGCCGTGCGCCTGAGCCGGAGCTGGGAAGACGCGCTCTGA
- the otsB gene encoding trehalose-phosphatase: MYDIPVQTSREEGAYALFLDFDGTLVDIVDRPEAVVVDPALPGTLLRLQERLGGALAIVSGRPIAFLDRHFQPRRFDMAGLHGLEQRIAGELHLCEPDEHPQLRRMIGRLTDVVAGKTGVLIEDKGCSVAIHWRLAPQEKEFALATAHAAVEALGSEYRLQYGKAVAEILPSAAGKGKVIEHFLHEAPYRGRRPIFIGDDLTDENGFKTVNARGGLSIRIGSGDTLAKVRLGTPADLRHCLSIWATDGCLPFNLDD; this comes from the coding sequence ATGTATGACATCCCCGTTCAGACTTCCCGCGAGGAGGGGGCCTATGCTCTCTTTCTCGATTTCGACGGAACGCTCGTGGACATCGTGGACCGTCCGGAGGCGGTCGTGGTGGACCCGGCGCTGCCCGGCACTCTTCTGCGTCTTCAGGAGAGGCTCGGTGGCGCGCTCGCCATCGTCAGCGGCCGGCCCATCGCGTTTCTCGACCGGCACTTCCAGCCTCGTCGCTTCGACATGGCGGGATTGCACGGCCTCGAACAGCGCATCGCGGGCGAGCTTCATCTGTGTGAGCCGGACGAGCACCCCCAGTTGCGCCGGATGATCGGTCGCTTGACGGACGTGGTCGCCGGCAAGACCGGCGTCCTGATCGAGGACAAGGGCTGCTCCGTCGCGATCCACTGGCGTCTTGCGCCGCAGGAAAAGGAGTTCGCGCTCGCCACGGCCCATGCCGCCGTCGAGGCGCTCGGAAGCGAATACCGTCTTCAGTACGGCAAGGCGGTGGCCGAGATTCTTCCATCGGCGGCCGGCAAGGGAAAAGTCATCGAGCATTTCCTCCACGAGGCGCCCTACAGGGGGCGCCGGCCCATCTTCATCGGTGACGACCTGACCGACGAGAACGGCTTCAAGACGGTGAACGCCCGCGGCGGCCTGTCCATTCGGATCGGTTCCGGCGATACCCTTGCCAAGGTTCGCCTGGGAACGCCTGCCGATCTGCGACATTGCCTGTCCATATGGGCTACGGATGGCTGTCTCCCCTTCAACCTGGATGATTGA